The DNA segment GGCGCCCTCACCCATCGATCcatccaaagaagaagaagaggaataagGAatagattagagagagagagagagagagatcggcgATGGAGGAGGTGAAGCTGTGGCGGGACAAGCGGGAGCGGGATATGTACGACAGCTTCGCCGACCTGTACGCCATCATCAAGACCACGGACAAGCTGGAGAAGGCGTACGTGCGCGACCTCGTCTCGTCCGCCGAGTACGAGGCCGAGTGTCTCAAGCTCATCGCTCAATTCCGCACCCTCCACTCCGCCCTCCGCGGCGCCGTCCCCTCCCTCGACCGCTTCGCTGAAGCCTACCGCCTCGACGCTCCCGCCGGCATCAATCGCCTCCTCGTCTCCGGCGTCCCGGCCACCGTCGAGCACCGCGCCGCCGGCTCCTCCTCGGCCgctgcctccgcctccgccgtTGCTGAGTGCGTCCAGCACTTCATCACCGCCATGGACTCCGTCAAGCTCAACATGGTGGCCGTCGACCAGGTCCACCCCCTCCTCTCCGACCTCTCCACCTCCCTCGCAAAGCTCGGCAACGGCCTCCTCCCCCCGGACTTCGAGGGCCGCACCAAGGTCCGCGACTGGCTTGCTCGCCTCGCCAAAATGGGCGCCGCCGACGAACTCACCGAGCAGCAGGCCCGCCAGCTCCACTTCGATCTCGAGTCCTCCTACAACTCCTTCATGGCCGCTCTCCCCAACGCCGGCTCTTGACTCTCCCTCCCTTGAATCCTCCTTCAGGTTCTCTCTCATTTCCCTCTTTAGACGGCGCATTTCTTATTGATTGGGTAATCTCAACGTATTTGGGCTTTCTTCATGCAGAGCTACATTTAGTTGGATTTGGGGAGCCTGCTTGAGCTTATCTTTGTCAGCAACTTCGGTGCTAAATGGTGTGAAGTGTCTCATAGTACAAAAGATTAGGAAGGTCTATCTCTTTCTTTAGGTGATCTTAATGCTCAAAGGATGCAACTATGGTTTAAAAACACATCTTTTGTCGTTTGAATCTACTATGCTTTCAAGTGTCTCACAACTCTGGCTTGTCATTTATATACTCACATGCTGTTTTAATAATAAAGTGCTTTCTAGTTAAGAAAATTTAGTTTCTTGTGTTTATTTAATGTGTTGTGTCTTGTATTTTCATAAGATAGGTGAATCGGAATTCCGAAAGGTGAAAAATTCAAGTGCTTGTCCAGACAAGATCTCATTGATTATTTACTCATCATCGACTGTCTAGGACTTGATTTCTGCAAACTCATTAGTTATTTCGACCAATTTATTCCATAATCATATGTAATCCACTTGGTTATACCAACCATGCAGAAGATcagaataattgaagaagcttactTCTTGAACCACCTGCTTTTTAGTTATGAGAGTCACTGCTTAGTCTAGTTCATCACATGGACTTGCAAGAAGTTTAGTATACACTAAACCCTAGATACAACGGATCACCTGGATTTCTGCAGTTGATAGTTTTGAGAAGCTTGGGAGATAATTATGCATTTTGATCTATATGGCATGACAGG comes from the Musa acuminata AAA Group cultivar baxijiao chromosome BXJ2-8, Cavendish_Baxijiao_AAA, whole genome shotgun sequence genome and includes:
- the LOC103993950 gene encoding vacuolar protein sorting-associated protein 28 homolog 1; protein product: MEEVKLWRDKRERDMYDSFADLYAIIKTTDKLEKAYVRDLVSSAEYEAECLKLIAQFRTLHSALRGAVPSLDRFAEAYRLDAPAGINRLLVSGVPATVEHRAAGSSSAAASASAVAECVQHFITAMDSVKLNMVAVDQVHPLLSDLSTSLAKLGNGLLPPDFEGRTKVRDWLARLAKMGAADELTEQQARQLHFDLESSYNSFMAALPNAGS